The Setaria viridis chromosome 9, Setaria_viridis_v4.0, whole genome shotgun sequence sequence GTAGTTATTTTGAGGAGAATCAGAAGGCATCGATGATGTGTCCTGGGCGGGCGGAGCAACCGTGACAGGCAGCAGATCGAAATCGAACCGAAGCTTATCCCTGAAACAAGTTGACAACCCGGGCCTTTTTTCGCGGTGTTCCTTGAAGCTGCTGCTGCGAGTCTGCAACGATCAACTTTTTATAGCTCCCAAAGCGACGGCCACGAAGAAACCTGACACCATCTTATCCTATCCCCCTCTCTCTTTCCCAGCATGTGATTGATTGCACGGACGCGGGCCTCAGTTGGGCCAAAAGCCCGGACTTGGTGGACGGCTGGAGGTTGGTGTCGGTCGCAGGCTGATCCGATCGAACGGTGATGCGTAGCCCTGATGCTGGCTGTTGTGCTGCAGCAACTTGCGGTACTTGTAGGTGAATTGTCCCGGTCTGATGTCGTTAGGGCACTTATGAAACACACCACATGACCTTGTCTTCAAATCAAATCAGACGACGCGCGCGGGCGATTGAATTTGACGCCGCCGCCCTAGCTATCTGGGGGATGGAGGCATCAAGCTCTGCATCTCGTCTCTGATCGATCACTGTTCTAGCTAGGTTTACTGGCATGCAGTGAAGCCACAGGACAGTAGGCTATCTAGCTGGTCGGCGTTGCTGACATGCAAGTTCAGGGCTTGCATCGGTGGCCACTTGCCAGTGTTTTCTCTTTCAGTTCATGGGTCTGGCACTTCCAAGTTTCCAGCAGTGTAGTGTGCCACTAGGCTCCGTGCTCTGCCTTTTGTTTAGACAGGGTAGGTCATGTGCCCAAgctaaattattttttttccttcatctgATCTGTGGCTGTCCACAAGTTTATTGACACGTGGCTCCGCTCTTTGCCACTATTGAGACTGCAAatctctttaaaaaaaatacaagcagATGACAGAAGGCACCATCTGAGGGAGCACTGTTACTAGTGGACACTGTACTGGGTCTAACCGCACTTTTAAGACCTCATCACAGCTGATGCCACTAACGTCAACCCATCCCTGTCAGTCAGTGCAACCGACGCTTGATGATGAGCTAGACTAGAAATAAAGCTTCGTTTCAAGTGCCGGAATTTTCTCTTATTCCTGTAGGAGTGGatcatatttttcttcttttccaagCATATGTCCTTATAACTATGACAGGTTCCTTGTACAGCTCCTACCAAAATCTAAAATTGATCATTGTCCATAGAAATCCTATTTTTATTACACCGAAAACGTGTCGCAtagggtggtaatggatcatggcccCATATCTTCTTCACAATCCAATTCAGCCCTACGTTCAAAATCATATCATATTATGTGATCCGATCTTTATTGAGCCTGATCCTTTACCTCTCCTAAGTAGTAGGAGTACTCCTATTTCCTCGTAATCCCAATATCTCCTTTTTATTCTCCAGAAAAGATTTTTCATAATTGCATTTATTCCCCGGACCGGATATATACCGGGGGACGTAAAGCAATCGATATTGATAGCTGCCCTCTAGTTTTGTCGCTTCAACCGGACGCGTTTTCTTGGATCTGAAGAAATGGGCACCATCAGCAGGAATCCAATTCAAACATCAGTCAGCTGGGCAAACTCCCACGCGCTAAATTCCAAATCTGAAACATCAAAAATCTGGGTTCCGTCTCTAATCGTAGTTCTCTCAGGAACCGAATAACGGATTCACTAGCACGGGAAAAGGAAAAATGCTAGGTGTACTCTGATGACAACAGCTCCATACGAAAATTGAACCAGTACCCAACACAAATTCGACCGTTACTTTCCATGACATGCCCCTTTTAGAAGTCGACCAAAGTTTGGTGATGTGAGGGCATTTTGCATGGCAAATCTATTAGTAGTCTCCTTATCCATATTGCAATGTATAGTTTCAATAGAAAATGGTCTTCagaaattattttttatgtttattTTCTCATACAATATATTCTCAAACTTAGGATTTTGCACCAGAAAAACACCCGATCCTATATCCCGAAAAGAGTCGCGAGAGCAACATGAACTTTTTTTATGTTTGCGACGCTCAATCTTGTCCCAACTTACTAAAAAGATTGTTCACGATACAAAAAGAAGAGCAATTCCTTCGACAAGAAAGCTAAATAGGCTATCCATGAATTAATCCAGTTTATTAGATGCACTTTGATCCACGAATTAAAAAAAGGTTATCCAGGTACAACCTGTCCATATAACGTTCAAGTATAGTCGGAGGCAGTAGCGAATTATGTTTCTATACTTAGGGTATGTTTGTTTTCCTCCTAaattatataagttggattatggTCCAAGGGTAGGAGGATAAAAAATCATCACGGGACCGCTAGAGGatcacaaataatctgaaatacgCTAGTCTTGGATAGCTTATTTCAAATTATACATGATCCCAAAGTAATATTTTACCATAGTACCCATGACCCATAATCCAACTTATTATAATCCTAAATAAACATGGCCTTACAAGATCAGAGAACAAACATATCCTCTAGACGAAAATAATCACCCATTACCCAAAAAACGGGAGCTCCGGCTGAGTACGCGTAGTAAAATGCCATCCTAGAGCCCCACTGCATGTGGGACCCTTGACCCAAGTCCACCACATCCCGTGAAAGCGGAGGAGGCACTGCCCTCCCCCACACGCCCGCCCACACGGCTCCCATGGCGACGCGCCCCTATTTAGCCGCCCCCACCTCCATGCCTCCATGCCCACCACCGCCACTTTATTCTCCCCTCCGCTTCCACCAATCCaccacctcgtcctcctcctcctctagcaGCCTGGCAGCACTGTGGACTAGCCGCCCTCCCATCCGATCCCCTACTCGAAGGTGAGCAGCCCTGCGCCCATGCCAAATTTCTCTCGCAATCCGATCGTAGCGTAGCACACAAATACCCCTTCTTGATACCGGTGCCTTGCGTGGATTTGTGCCGGATCTTCTGTCTTCGGTAAGGCCGGCTCTAATCCACTGCAAAACCAGTTTGATCTGCACCGAAATCTTGTAGGGGGCATGTAGGGTTCTAGTGTTTTACCTGCTTGTTCTAGTCGTAGCAGCAGCTGTCCAAAATCTTGGGATCCTTTTGGCTTTATTTGTACTGACTGTGTGAAAGCTCTGTATTGATAAAGGCTTTTTTTTCTCTCGCTTGAATTGTTGCAGGATACACCGTGAGTAGGCGTGATGGTGCTTGATACCAATACGTGTTCCCCGTTTTCGTGCAGTCTAACATCGTTTCATGCTAAATCGCATTAGTTTAATGGGACGAATACACTACTTCATTTGAGATCATTGCACATCCTTTAAGATTttattctcttttctttttttagcaaTATTACTTTCTAGCTCTTTGGTTTATGTCCAACATTTTTGTGTCTGCTCCAATTTTGCAGGGTCTTGAGTTAATTGGTTGGGCAAGGAGGTGGTTGATTCCAGCAGGACCCTTCTCGTGAGCCTAGTCTGACCGGCCTTGGTATTTGGGGGTTGTTCTGTACTCTCTTTaatttgtgagttgtgacaggTTCTTGAAGTGCAATTGTTAGAGTTTTAGTTGTAGCAGAAGAGAGAATTTGCTAATATGGCGTTGGCAGGGACTTCCAAAGTAGTGCTGGGATGTATCGCCTTTGGGATTTTCTGGGTGATGGCTGTCTTCCCCACTGTCCCGTTCATGCCTGTTGGACGGACGGCTGGGTCCCTCCTTGGTGCTATGCTAATGGTCCTGTTCCGTGTCATCTCCCCGGAGGACGCATATGCTGCAATTGACCTCCCGATCATCGGCCTGCTCTTTGGGACAATGGTCGTCAGCATCTTCCTTGAGAGGGCTGACATGTTTAAGTACCTCGGTAACCTGCTCTCATGGAAGAGCAGAGGTAGCAAGGACCTGCTCTTCCGAGTTTGCATTGTGTCTGCCTTTGCAAGCGCACTTTTCACCAATGACACATGCTGTGTCGTGCTCACTGAATTCATCCTCAAGGTTGCTAGGCAGAACAACCTACCACCACAGCCTTTCCTTCTGGCCCTTGCCACTAGTTCAAACATCGGCTCTGCTGCGACGCCGATTGGTAACCCTCAGAACCTTGTCATAGCAGTGGAGAGTGGGATTTCATTTGGTCAGTTCCTGCTAGGAGTTTTCCCAGCAATGATTGTTGGGGTTCTGACAAATGCTGCTATCCTCCTTTTGTACTTCTGGAAATACCTGTCTGTGGAGAAGGATCAGGAAGGTGGGCAACCAGAAGGGCCAGAGGTTGTTGCCGACGATGAGGTTACCTCACATCGGTTCACACCGGCTAGAATGTCACATGTTTCTTCCCTGAATCCAGATGATGTGGATTGCATAAGTGAACCAATCATCAGGAGCAACAGTGTCAGTACCAGTGTGAATGAGAACCTGAGGAGCAGAAGCATCAATTCTGAGGCTGACATTCAACTCGCCATCAAGTCTCTGCGGGCATCGAGCATGTCACACGAGATGGTAGAGGTCTCGACGGTTCCTGATAGGAGAGATGAAGGTGCATCCTCAAGGAAGTTCACTAGAACTGCTAGCCAACAAAGGAGTGTGATAATAGAGGACCTGCCACCCTCCCCTGACACCAATGGGGAAAAGGACAAAGAAGCTGAAGTTGCAGAGAAAAGGTGGAAAATTCTTGTGTGGAAGACTGCTGTTTATCTTATAACTCTCGGTATGCTCATTGCACTTCTAATGGGGCTTAACATGTCCTGGACTGCAATTACTGCAGCTCTTGTTCTTCTGGCACTTGATTTTACAGATGCACAGGCTTGCCTTGAGAAGGTATGTTCCTCAAATTTTGATCAATGCTTAGAGAGTTGATACTTTTCTTAGCATGAATGATGATCATCTTCTTGACTTGCAGGTGTCATACTCATTGCTGATCTTTTTCTGCGGGATGTTTATCACGGTTGATGGTTTCAACAAAACTGGCATCCCGAACACATTATGGGAGTTAGTGGAACCATATTCACGAATTGATAGTGCCAAAGGTGTTGCACTTCTTGCGGTGGTGATTCTTATCCTTTCAAATGTGGCCTCAAATGTTCCCACAGGTACTTTTTCTCAAATTGATTTCTTTTGGGCACTATTGGAAATTTTATGAACACGGCCATCTGTAATCATTTAATACTTTATAACATATATGCTATTTTGTTTAAGAAATCTGTTATATTGGTATTTTAGAGGCTGTGTGCTCATATGGCCTTCTGGTCTCTCTGTTCTTTTCTGGTGCCTAGCATGATTAAAGGAACTGGAATATTACTCTAGCATTTGGTGCGCAAAACTGAAATTTGTACATCATTTGCAAAATTTGTACAGAATTAAACTGAATTGCCACAACAATTCATGATCCACAAAGAGGAACACTGACTTTAGTAAGACTTAAAATATTTGTAGTGCTTTATCAGAGTACTTTCTGTGCTGTAAAACATTCAATCCTGAGCCTATATTTGTGGAAAGTAATCATGGAAGTTATATTGTTCTCACAGAAATAGGTTTGAAGGCACTTAATTTATCCAAACCAGAGATCTATATATTATACTGAACTGAGCAACTTATGGTCTTTTAGTCTGTACTGTACTTCAGAACTCAGAAGTTTGCGAGAGTAATTAGATCCAGCATGTTCATCCTATATCggaacttttcttttcttttttcagtaTTGTTGCTCGGTACAAGAGTGGCTGCATCAGCTGCCGCAATTTCTCATGGTTCAGAGAGGAAGGCCTGGCTCATTCTTGCATGGGTCAGCACCGTGGCTGGGAACCTCACCCTCTTGGGTTCCGCCGCGAATCTGATCGTGTGCGAGCAGGCCAGGCGAGCCCAGTTCTTCGGCTACAATCTCACCTTCTGGAGCCACCTCCGATTCGGGGTGCCATCGACCATCATAGTCACGGCGATCGGGCTGCTCATCGTCATCAGTTACTGAAGTCAGCTGAAGGCAGGCGATAGTGTACGAGAAGCAGAACGGATAAATCCATCCAATAAGAAATCACATGTAAAATAGGCTTGTAACTCTCGTGTGTGTGTCAGTATGTGTATGTCTCCGTCTGTGTTCTTGCTCATTTGGCGCTGCTAGCAGACTGCAGATAGCTGACCGTGTAGCCTGCATTTTCATTCCTGAACGGATGTTGCAAATAGGGTTAATGAAGAACGGTATGATAATCTGATTGCTGATTTTGTGTTCTAGATGCTTAACCGTGAGTTTCTCCAAGCTTGTGTTTCGATTTCTGGAGCAAAGCGTTTAAATAGTTCGTTTCCGAAGCTGAAACTCTGTTAACTTCTGctttcaaataaaaaatccGAAAGTGAAGTTTGGGCAAAAATTGGAAGCAGCCCATCACCTCATTGGGCTTATTGTGCCCAACAGCTATAACTTTCGCCCACCCACCACTAAGCCTAGGCCCAGCGGAGAGATCCTTTGCAGTTCGCccattcccgccgccgccgccgccatcgtcaaCGCCGACAGGTCCACGagcgcggcgcccgcggcgagAGGATCATCCTTCTCCGCCGCGATAGAAGTGGACGCGGAGAGGCCTCAGTTCGAGCCTTCTTCGAGGCGCTGATGCCAAGCGAGATGAACGGCGGGAGGCCCCAATCCCGGAAGTAGCCAGTGCCGATCCACCGGTTCGCGCCGCTGTAGAGGTGTCGGATGGAGAATTGGAGATATACACTCCCGTCAACGGGCACATGAAAATCGACATCCGCATGAACCTTAAGGTGCGTGGCGTGACCTTGTGATTTGTGCTTGTGCTTTTTTATTTGAGCGTGAAAAGCGTCTGGAGTTGTGGTTATCCTTGCATCATGGATTATATGAGTCTGCAAATCCTTAATTGTCGATTAGACAACTGTTCGTGTAATTTTGTAGGATGATATCCCAACGTAGAAGGTGCATATTTGACGAATGCTCATATAAGCTGAAGTATAGAACCAGCATTGTAGATGATGGTGTGCTGTTGTTATTATGAGGATGGAATTTGTGGACGGGCTGATAAATTCGATCAGTGTTGGAGTATCTGTGCTGAAGGGATAAAATTCAGTAGTATAATGGATCCAGCTTTGCTGCGAATCCGAAACAAGTAGTGCAAAAAATAATTCTAATTGTGGATCCCTTCAATCACTTCTGCCTGTCATGAACATAGTTATTCAGTAaggggttccaacttcatttTTAAAATGAGCAAGCACAAATATTCGAAAGGATAGCTCAGTACTTGTTCACAAATACCATCAATCATTATTTTGATCTTCATAGATATGCATGACAACAGAACCTTATATTTTGAATAATGAAAATACTTTCTTTGTTGAATTGTTGTGAGCTGTCATGACGCTTTGGTTCCATGGATTCCTGTATTATCcccttgttttttttgttttaagtGACGATATCACCAATGCTTGCAAGCCTAGACCTCCTGACTACTGTTTCCTGAACGAATTGTCATTATTTTATTTCGTATTCCTTAACCGCTCTGCTGTATGATTAGGCCATTTCCTACGAAGCAAACCCATTAAAACAATAACTATTTCGTCTACCTCAGGCAGGAAGGGCAGAGCTGAAAACAAGCAAGGCACACCTGACGTGAGCAACCTGCAGAAATGCTTGGACTTCTTCGTGCATGCATTCATGCTTGGATTCGGCATTCGGATGCCATCGCCTTACGACCTTTACGTGGATTCATTCGAGGTAAAAGGACGTGAAGAGGCTCCGAGGGGAAGGTAGGCAAGACCAAGTATATGCCGTCGAGGACTCGACCAGGCCAGGACGCGGACTGTTATCACGGACACGGAGATCCATATCCTTGGGTCCTTTCAACATTGTGATCGATGCCGTCCAACCGTTGCTAGCCGCGCCGCCCAAGTCCCTCGCCGGGAGGCCGCATCCCCTGGGATTCTACGGCCCGGCCGGAATTGGGCGCGGGGCTTGTCATGTGCGTGAACAAAAACAGCACCTATGTTTCA is a genomic window containing:
- the LOC117836083 gene encoding silicon efflux transporter LSI2 isoform X2, whose protein sequence is MAVFPTVPFMPVGRTAGSLLGAMLMVLFRVISPEDAYAAIDLPIIGLLFGTMVVSIFLERADMFKYLGNLLSWKSRGSKDLLFRVCIVSAFASALFTNDTCCVVLTEFILKVARQNNLPPQPFLLALATSSNIGSAATPIGNPQNLVIAVESGISFGQFLLGVFPAMIVGVLTNAAILLLYFWKYLSVEKDQEGGQPEGPEVVADDEVTSHRFTPARMSHVSSLNPDDVDCISEPIIRSNSVSTSVNENLRSRSINSEADIQLAIKSLRASSMSHEMVEVSTVPDRRDEGASSRKFTRTASQQRSVIIEDLPPSPDTNGEKDKEAEVAEKRWKILVWKTAVYLITLGMLIALLMGLNMSWTAITAALVLLALDFTDAQACLEKVSYSLLIFFCGMFITVDGFNKTGIPNTLWELVEPYSRIDSAKGVALLAVVILILSNVASNVPTVLLLGTRVAASAAAISHGSERKAWLILAWVSTVAGNLTLLGSAANLIVCEQARRAQFFGYNLTFWSHLRFGVPSTIIVTAIGLLIVISY
- the LOC117836083 gene encoding silicon efflux transporter LSI2 isoform X1; its protein translation is MALAGTSKVVLGCIAFGIFWVMAVFPTVPFMPVGRTAGSLLGAMLMVLFRVISPEDAYAAIDLPIIGLLFGTMVVSIFLERADMFKYLGNLLSWKSRGSKDLLFRVCIVSAFASALFTNDTCCVVLTEFILKVARQNNLPPQPFLLALATSSNIGSAATPIGNPQNLVIAVESGISFGQFLLGVFPAMIVGVLTNAAILLLYFWKYLSVEKDQEGGQPEGPEVVADDEVTSHRFTPARMSHVSSLNPDDVDCISEPIIRSNSVSTSVNENLRSRSINSEADIQLAIKSLRASSMSHEMVEVSTVPDRRDEGASSRKFTRTASQQRSVIIEDLPPSPDTNGEKDKEAEVAEKRWKILVWKTAVYLITLGMLIALLMGLNMSWTAITAALVLLALDFTDAQACLEKVSYSLLIFFCGMFITVDGFNKTGIPNTLWELVEPYSRIDSAKGVALLAVVILILSNVASNVPTVLLLGTRVAASAAAISHGSERKAWLILAWVSTVAGNLTLLGSAANLIVCEQARRAQFFGYNLTFWSHLRFGVPSTIIVTAIGLLIVISY